A single Triticum dicoccoides isolate Atlit2015 ecotype Zavitan chromosome 2A, WEW_v2.0, whole genome shotgun sequence DNA region contains:
- the LOC119359690 gene encoding transcription factor bHLH153-like codes for MMMTQVANHSKRNHTDSYFSGKQQQAGATTATSSGSEEFGGMGSKKPRNASPRGGGGPISPKEKKDKVGERVAALQQLVSPFGKTDTASVLQEASGYIKFLHQQLEVLSSPYMRPPPAPGAEPEDPEHYSLRNRGLCLVPVEQTLQLTQSNGDDLWAPANTTRRC; via the exons ATGATGATGACTCAAGTGGCCAACCACAGCAAGAGGAACCACACCGACAGCTACTTCAGCGggaagcagcagcaggccggcgccACCACCGCCACCAGCAGCGGCTCGGAGGAGTTCGGGGGCATGGGGTCCAAGAAGCCGAGGAACGCTAGCCCCAGGGGCGGCGGCGGCCCCATTTCTCCCAAG GAGAAGAAGGACAAGGTCGGCGAGAGAGTGGCGGCGCTGCAGCAGCTCGTGTCGCCATTTGGGAAG ACGGACACAGCTTCTGTTCTTCAGGAGGCCTCGGGCTACATCAAGTTCCTGCACCAGCAGCTCGAGGTTCTTAGCTCCCCGTACatgcgccctcctccggcgcccggCGCCGAGCCTGAG GACCCCGAGCACTACAGCCTGCGGAACCGCGGCCTGTGCCTGGTGCCGGTGGAGCAGACGCTGCAGCTGACCCAGAGCAACGGGGACGACCTCTGGGCGCCGGCGAACACCACCAGGCGCTGCTGA